Part of the Acidobacteriota bacterium genome, GCCCAGGCCGGCCTCTTTGGAGACCTGCTCAACCTGGGAGACTTTGCCGTTTTCGTCCACCAGCACGCGCACCACGATGGTGGCCTCGCGGCGGAAGCGGCGGGCCGCCGGTGGGTAGCGGGCGGGGGCTTGCTCGACCAGCCGCGGGGGCACGACGCCGGGGCCGGGCTCGACCAGCTGGCCGCGGCGTACCGGCGGCTCCGCCGGCGGGGGCGGGGCGGCCTGAGCGGTCTTGGCCGGGGTCTGAGTGGTGGTCTTGGCCGCTGGGGGTGGGGCCTGGGGCACCG contains:
- a CDS encoding energy transducer TonB, yielding VPQAPPPAAKTTTQTPAKTAQAAPPPPAEPPVRRGQLVEPGPGVVPPRLVEQAPARYPPAARRFRREATIVVRVLVDENGKVSQVEQVSKEAGLGLDESAMQAARRSTFRPATKSGVPVKMWHSLRFDFKP